In Ischnura elegans chromosome 6, ioIscEleg1.1, whole genome shotgun sequence, one genomic interval encodes:
- the LOC124160594 gene encoding uncharacterized protein LOC124160594 — MVGDSERSSCSYVSYDGSTSSSNSDCDVPSTAVREGQRRRKKRKSYKEPPCQYRKDISQPDTSEECSGGISSDGSYSYSSQGSQGLNHSWSSVSAPPTPFGMQSTLSPCHSPTNVESQNPRSVPPESDDDDPFNRQYFEKLCPCTDVTAGDVIFMTLALGCRHGLTWAAQNDILRAFQSISGKRFPQKIQSLFKNFENYEGNVKFHMFCHVCDKYLGPRDELLDGNCSNEECKANLKMKSSQNYFLSLSMKSQLLSYLKDKNFIEMVLKYRFQKPTCDGVYSDIYGGSVYRKYFDNGGILSNPYNFSYSYFLDGLAYGDSSTQSVWPIYVTINELPYGQRSKYLILAGLYVGKKEPNFENILEPFVTEANELSEHGVQWLQDGEPVTSHLIPLCCIADSGARHKILNMKKFNAYHGCTFCYKRAENTRKGIRYPIGEIAPLRSNESIRGDLKEVLERMNMPGVKDKSHRGVNGLTPLMHLSNFNFECSVVVDYMHNILLGTTKHHMELLLASERKDKFWVGMNDRMGMEHLKCIIDKRISRLQSNSSVIRDPRPLTDIATWRASEWRAWLLFYMFPSLQDLLKEKHLRHLAMLSSSTYILLKKSITSEEINAAHKLLMLYSFYFQKYFGPEEMRYNVHLLSHVAEGVQNFGPLWTHNAFMYEAQNRYLRKLSKCPSSIILEMAKKFIVFRSLPQLQSKLVKSKKTIEFCSEIENSSRLKKCLQSEDGFVLLGGGDLCALTEDEQTILTEYANVSQYYKCYQRILCGSTKYCTAVYSKGKKNDDSCALLSDGRYVSVNHILLLMDGSIAIIVEVLNISNTAEWFQISWQILITSNSMKILENFSA; from the exons ATG GTAGGAGACTCCGAAAGATCCAGTTGCTCTTATGTCTCTTACGATGGCTCAACATCCTCGAGTAACTCTGATTGTGATGTTCCTTCAACGGCAGTTAGGGAA gGACAGAGGAGGAGAAAGAAGCGAAAGTCATACAAGGAGCCTCCTTGTCAGTATAGAAAGGACATTTCTCAGCCCGATACTTCAGAAGAATGTTCTGGTGGCATTTCTTCTGATGGATCCTATTCTTACTCTTCACAAGGTTCGCAAGGCTTGAACCATTCCTGGTCATCGGTATCTGCACCACCAACACCCTTTGGAATGCAATCCACCTTGTCACCCTGCCACTCTCCAACTAACGTTGAATCTCAGAACCCCCGCAGTGTTCCCCCCgaaagtgatgatgatgacccaTTCAATAGGCAGTACTTTGAAAAGTTATGCCCATGCACTGATGTAACTGCTGGAGATGTCATTTTTATGACTTTAGCTTTGGGTTGTAGGCATGGATTAACTTGGGCAGCCCAGAATGACATTCTGAGAGCTTTCCAGTCAATTTCTGGTAAGAGATTTCCACAGAAAATCCAATCTCTGTTCAAGAATTTTGAGAATTATGAAGGAAATGTTAAATTTCATATGTTTTGCCAtgtatgtgataaatatttaggGCCCAGAGATGAATTGCTAGATGGAAATTGTTCAAATGAGGAGTGTaaggcaaatttaaaaatgaaaagttcccagaactattttttatcactttctaTGAAGTCGCAATTGCTCTCATATCTGAAGGACAAAAACTTCATAGAAATGGTTCTGAAATATAGGTTTCAGAAGCCAACCTGTGATGGAGTATACTCAGACATTTATGGTGGATCTGTGTAcaggaaatattttgataatggAGGAATATTGTCCAACCCATACAACTTCTCTTATTCTTATTTCCTTGATGGCTTGGCATATGGAGATTCATCTACTCAAAGTGTTTGGCCTATATATGTCACTATCAATGAATTGCCTTATGGTCAGAGgtcgaaatatttaatattagctGGCCTTTATGTAGGAAAAAAGGAGCCCAATTTCGAAAACATTTTGGAACCATTTGTGACTGAGGCCAATGAGCTAAGTGAACACGGAGTCCAATGGCTCCAAGATGGTGAGCCTGTGACAAGCCATCTCATACCGCTATGCTGCATAGCAGATTCTGGGGCTCGGCACAAAATACTCAACATGAAAAAGTTTAATGCTTATCATGGCTGTACTTTTTGTTACAAACGGGCTGAAAATACGAGAAAGGGGATTCGATACCCCATTGGTGAGATTGCACCTTTGAGATCAAATGAGAGCATCCGTGGGGATTTAAAAGAAGTTCTTGAACGTATGAATATGCCTGGGGTCAAAGACAAGTCTCACAGAGGTGTCAACGGTTTGACTCCTCTCATGCatttgagtaattttaattttgaatgtagTGTTGTTGTGGACTATATGCACAACATTCTACTTGGGACAACAAAGCACCACATGGAATTGCTTCTGGCCTCAGAACGGAAAGATAAATTTTGGGTTGGCATGAACGACAGAATGGGAATGGAGCACTTAAAGTGCATCATTGATAAAAGGATTTCCAGATTGCAGTCCAACTCCTCAGTGATTAGGGACCCTCGCCCTCTGACTGATATTGCAACATGGCGAGCGAGTGAATGGAGGGCCTGGCTACTCTTCTACATGTTTCCTAGCCTGCAAGATCTGTTAAAAGAAAAGCATTTACGTCATCTGGCTATGCTAAGCAGTAGCACATACATTCTTTTAAAGAAATCAATAACATCGGAAGAAATTAATGCGGCCCACAAGTTATTGATGCTTTACTCCTTCTATTTCCAGAAGTACTTTGGCCCAGAGGAGATGCGTTATAATGTTCATCTCCTCTCACATGTAGCCGAGGGCGTTCAAAATTTTGGACCTCTCTGGACCCATAATGCTTTCATGTATGAGGCTCAAAACAGGTACCTCAGAAAATTATCTAAGTGTCCATCATCAATTATTCTGGAAATGGCCAAAAAATTCATAGTCTTCCGCTCATTACCACAGCTGCAATCAAAGCTGGTGAAgtcaaaaaaaactattgaattttgCTCCGAAATAGAAAATTCATCAAGACTGAAGAAGTGTTTGCAGTCCGAGGATGGTTTCGTTCTCCTAGGGGGTGGAGATCTGTGTGCTCTAACTGAGGATGAACAAACAATTCTTACAGAGTATGCCAATGTGTCACAGTATTACAAATGCTACCAGAGAATACTTTGTGGCAGTACAAAATATTGCACAGCTGTGTACAGCAAGGGAAAGAAGAATGATGATTCATGTGCATTGTTATCTGATGGGCGCTATGTGTCAGTGAATCATATTCTCCTGTTGATGGATGGCTCTATTGCGATTATAGTAGAGgtgttaaatatttcaaataccgCAGAGTGGTTTCAAATATCATGGCAAATACTGATCACATCAAATTCTATGAAAATTCTGGAAAACTTCAGTGCATAA